The Sphingobacteriales bacterium genome includes a window with the following:
- the tilS gene encoding tRNA lysidine(34) synthetase TilS, with translation MIDNQSDIFENRFLGFIEANHLCQKSDNLLLGVSGGVDSMVMMHLFQKYGFRINVGHVNFLLRGEESDKEELFVKEYCNKHKINFFSVKFETAAFAGKHHLSIEMAARKLRYDWFSEICKKNSFDKIAVAHNKNDHVETVLLNLCRGTSLKGLRGILPSVNKIIRPMLSFSRSEIEAYAQKENILYSVDSSNKNISFHRNRIRLKIIPELEKINPSLTETVYRNSLILSKINHFLEEKMGEASEKIVSSRDQTIRIDLIELNKTGHSEILLYKILEAYELNFSQFEQIIKLTSAQTGKQVCFNNFLFCKDRNSLTVSPYVPDNEEINEIYFNFTQQSEDFGNLRIELLDFHPGEDLKNSKVAYVDADKVVFPLILRNWASSDRFIPYGMNVEKKVSDFLTDIKIPVHERKKIKVLISGKNIIWIAGIRIADPVKISEETKKILKISLKNNNL, from the coding sequence ATGATTGATAATCAGTCGGATATATTTGAAAATCGATTTCTCGGGTTTATTGAAGCAAACCATTTGTGTCAAAAATCTGATAATTTGCTATTAGGTGTCAGCGGTGGGGTGGATTCGATGGTGATGATGCATTTGTTTCAAAAATATGGCTTCAGGATAAATGTCGGCCATGTCAATTTTTTGTTGCGCGGTGAAGAATCCGACAAGGAAGAACTTTTTGTAAAAGAATATTGTAACAAACACAAAATCAATTTTTTTTCAGTAAAATTTGAAACAGCTGCCTTTGCCGGGAAGCATCATCTTTCCATCGAAATGGCAGCAAGAAAGCTTAGATATGATTGGTTTTCGGAGATTTGTAAAAAAAATAGTTTTGATAAAATTGCCGTTGCCCACAATAAAAATGACCATGTCGAAACAGTTTTGCTAAACCTTTGCAGGGGGACTTCTTTAAAGGGTCTCAGAGGAATCTTGCCTTCCGTTAATAAAATCATACGCCCCATGTTATCTTTCTCAAGAAGTGAAATTGAAGCCTATGCACAGAAGGAAAATATTCTGTATTCAGTTGATTCTTCAAATAAAAATATCAGTTTTCACCGCAACAGAATTCGCCTGAAGATTATTCCTGAACTTGAAAAAATTAATCCTTCACTGACCGAAACGGTTTATCGGAATTCGCTGATATTGTCTAAAATAAACCATTTTCTGGAAGAAAAAATGGGAGAGGCCTCAGAAAAAATTGTTTCCTCCAGGGATCAGACAATCAGAATAGATTTGATTGAATTAAACAAAACCGGCCATTCCGAAATTTTGCTTTATAAAATCCTTGAAGCTTATGAGCTGAATTTCAGTCAGTTTGAGCAAATTATCAAGCTGACCTCCGCACAAACAGGTAAACAAGTCTGTTTTAACAATTTCCTTTTTTGCAAAGACAGAAATTCTCTGACAGTAAGTCCGTACGTTCCTGATAATGAAGAGATTAATGAAATATATTTTAATTTCACACAACAATCTGAAGATTTTGGCAATCTGAGAATTGAATTGCTTGATTTTCACCCCGGAGAAGATTTGAAAAACAGCAAGGTGGCTTATGTAGATGCCGATAAAGTTGTATTTCCATTAATCCTCCGCAACTGGGCTTCTTCTGACCGTTTTATTCCTTATGGAATGAATGTTGAAAAGAAAGTCAGTGATTTTCTGACAGATATAAAAATTCCGGTACATGAGCGGAAAAAGATAAAAGTTTTAATTTCCGGTAAAAATATCATCTGGATTGCAGGGATTCGGATTGCTGATCCCGTTAAAATTTCTGAAGAAACGAAAAAAATTTTAAAGATAAGCCTCAAAAACAATAACTTATGA
- a CDS encoding aminopeptidase: protein MKNNLVLLLVLLLPFYGSAQNLFNGEPVFQTDIEVKSTSVKDQANSGTCWAFATISFIESELLRMGKGEYDLSEMYIVRNTYPVKCENYLRLHKTANLGRGGQAHDVLNAIKRDGLVPEEVFKGIQYPSAGHNHEELDAVLKAVSDVLFSQKKNDATLGINLINNILDLYLGKKPETFMFKNKAYSPKSFWESFGIDVNDYVEFTSYSCYPFNSFIDLQIPDNWSHDKYYNIPIDDLMAVIDLALQKGYSVCWDGDVSGSDFSSKKGIATLDISVYPKVTQENRQASFDHLSTTDDHLMHIVGIAHDQYGNKYYKVKNSWGTDNKYNGFWYLSEFYVRLNTVAVMVNKNALPEKINKIIDK from the coding sequence ATGAAAAACAATTTAGTCTTATTGCTTGTGTTGTTACTGCCTTTTTACGGCTCAGCACAAAACCTGTTTAACGGAGAGCCTGTTTTTCAAACAGATATTGAAGTGAAGTCCACAAGTGTGAAAGATCAGGCAAATTCCGGTACCTGCTGGGCTTTTGCAACAATCTCATTCATTGAATCAGAACTTCTTAGGATGGGAAAAGGTGAATATGACCTATCTGAAATGTATATTGTCAGGAATACTTACCCGGTAAAATGTGAAAATTATCTTCGCTTACACAAGACTGCCAACCTTGGCAGAGGAGGACAGGCTCATGATGTTTTGAATGCCATTAAAAGAGATGGATTAGTTCCGGAAGAAGTTTTTAAAGGAATACAGTATCCGTCTGCAGGACATAATCATGAGGAACTGGATGCGGTTTTGAAAGCTGTCAGTGATGTTCTTTTTTCTCAGAAGAAAAATGATGCTACTTTAGGTATTAATCTGATAAACAATATATTGGATCTTTACCTGGGGAAGAAACCGGAGACTTTTATGTTTAAAAACAAAGCATATTCACCAAAATCATTTTGGGAATCGTTCGGAATAGATGTAAACGATTATGTAGAATTCACCTCCTATTCCTGCTATCCGTTTAATTCTTTTATCGATCTTCAGATTCCTGATAACTGGTCACACGATAAATACTATAATATTCCGATCGATGACCTGATGGCTGTCATTGATTTAGCCCTGCAGAAAGGGTATTCTGTCTGTTGGGATGGTGATGTTTCAGGAAGTGATTTTTCATCAAAAAAGGGAATTGCCACTTTAGATATTTCAGTTTATCCGAAAGTTACTCAGGAAAACAGGCAGGCTTCTTTTGATCATCTTTCAACTACTGATGACCATTTGATGCATATTGTAGGCATTGCTCACGATCAATATGGTAATAAATATTACAAAGTGAAAAATTCGTGGGGAACAGATAATAAATACAATGGATTCTGGTATTTAAGCGAGTTTTATGTCAGATTAAATACTGTTGCTGTGATGGTCAATAAAAATGCTTTGCCTGAGAAAATAAATAAAATAATTGATAAATGA
- a CDS encoding T9SS type A sorting domain-containing protein — protein sequence MRSLLLLPALVIIVINLAFSQSPASNPYGVDLDNSNDYVSIPHDNSLSLTNTFTISFWVYPRNVSANVPFIRKRQSSGYTPTNYAIDLGSSGQLRFFLYDNTNTARGILTGGPTLTANTWYHITGVFDKNLGSDNFKLYLNGELVKTATWTGTVLTDTYPLIIGYNHSHATNAIIDEVSIWKIALTQTQIQARMYQILDQDDPQYPNLVGYWRFDEGTGTTTDDVVNGLDGTLMNGATWNNNVAPVAYTDHALYFNGVNQYVDFSSPASLNITSAITLEAWIKPRSFGNNEAIIDKLKDISPQGGYNLSVMGTKKVSFKMHLASGAFELQSISTLDTGIWYHISATYDGTTAKIYINGVLDNSSSVSSSIASNTEKIYVGYDDADTSRHFHGYISEVRIWNTALTADDISNRMVIKWINETDAKWSFLQAYWKFDTGKGIKAYDGSKNENTGTLINSPVWVPVNISFDLTWQGYSEEFHDPNNWLPKMVPNALTNCIVPARNFDPEVTVNSTCRNLIIQPDAAVVIKINKTLTVKGDVTINSSTNYTGYLVAYGTLQVDGVCYFNRYLTANGWHYVSSPVNNGNSNTFLGSALYTYNEPTASWTKIGSNTTLTNFKGYDVYYKNTNKTVTFSGTFNSGSYSASLTRVTDGFNFMGNPYPATIDWDATQGWTKINVNNAIYIWDASINNYCEYVNGVNNNCVGRYIPPTMAFWVQCNNAGGGTLGISPTVQHNSAASFRNDGNDKEKEYLKIKVIGTDYSDETSIVLDNSASTDFDGEFDALKIMNPVLNMPDVYTLSTDNKEISINSLPFNQTMTLPLYVKIGISGPVTIRADVQKLLTDKYVLLEDLFLNKIHDFRTGDYLFEGNIGDNPNRFKIHILQNQSINDNTTGFKEQKDLPVVYAHQSAIYVNTNDENYHVSVIDLNGKTILNKNNLNGFSVIHTDLPQGIYFVTINNNNGNYTSKVLLK from the coding sequence ATGCGAAGTTTACTTTTATTGCCTGCATTAGTTATAATTGTAATTAATTTAGCATTTTCCCAGTCTCCGGCTTCAAATCCTTATGGCGTTGATTTGGACAATTCAAATGATTATGTATCAATACCTCATGATAACAGCCTGAGCCTAACCAATACATTTACCATTAGTTTCTGGGTCTATCCAAGAAATGTTTCTGCAAATGTTCCTTTTATCCGTAAAAGGCAAAGCTCAGGATATACACCCACAAATTATGCTATTGACCTGGGAAGTAGCGGACAACTCAGGTTTTTTCTGTACGATAATACAAATACTGCCAGAGGAATTCTGACAGGTGGACCAACACTCACTGCAAATACATGGTATCACATTACAGGTGTTTTTGACAAAAACTTAGGGAGTGATAATTTTAAGCTTTATCTGAATGGAGAACTGGTCAAAACGGCAACATGGACAGGAACGGTATTAACTGATACCTATCCCCTGATTATCGGATATAACCACAGCCATGCTACCAATGCAATTATCGATGAAGTATCAATTTGGAAAATTGCTTTAACTCAAACCCAGATACAGGCAAGAATGTATCAGATACTTGATCAGGATGACCCTCAATACCCGAACCTTGTAGGGTACTGGCGTTTCGATGAAGGAACCGGTACGACTACAGATGATGTCGTAAATGGACTGGATGGCACATTAATGAACGGTGCCACATGGAACAATAACGTTGCACCTGTTGCTTATACCGATCACGCTTTGTATTTTAACGGAGTTAATCAGTACGTTGATTTTTCTTCACCTGCTTCATTAAATATTACTTCCGCCATTACACTTGAAGCATGGATTAAACCCCGTTCTTTCGGTAACAATGAAGCCATTATTGATAAACTGAAAGACATCAGCCCTCAGGGAGGCTATAATCTGAGTGTCATGGGCACTAAAAAAGTATCATTTAAAATGCATCTTGCTTCCGGTGCATTTGAACTCCAAAGTATTTCTACACTTGATACGGGTATTTGGTATCATATTTCTGCTACTTATGATGGAACAACAGCTAAAATTTATATAAACGGAGTACTTGATAATTCATCTTCTGTTTCTTCATCAATCGCTTCAAATACTGAAAAGATTTATGTTGGTTATGATGATGCTGATACCAGTCGCCATTTTCATGGTTACATATCAGAGGTAAGAATCTGGAACACTGCCCTTACGGCTGATGACATATCTAACCGTATGGTAATTAAATGGATAAATGAAACTGATGCCAAGTGGAGTTTTCTGCAAGCCTACTGGAAATTTGATACGGGCAAAGGGATAAAAGCCTATGATGGTAGTAAAAACGAAAATACGGGTACTCTTATTAATTCACCGGTATGGGTTCCTGTGAATATTTCGTTTGATTTGACATGGCAGGGTTATTCTGAGGAATTTCATGATCCGAATAACTGGTTACCCAAAATGGTTCCTAATGCTTTGACAAACTGTATCGTTCCTGCAAGAAACTTTGATCCTGAAGTTACCGTCAATTCAACATGCCGGAACCTTATTATCCAGCCGGATGCTGCTGTGGTAATTAAAATAAATAAAACCTTAACTGTAAAAGGTGATGTAACTATTAATTCAAGCACAAACTATACGGGTTATCTGGTTGCTTATGGTACTTTACAGGTAGATGGAGTCTGTTATTTCAACAGGTATTTAACCGCAAATGGATGGCATTATGTTTCATCCCCGGTAAATAACGGTAATTCAAATACTTTTCTGGGCAGTGCACTTTATACCTATAATGAACCAACTGCCTCTTGGACTAAAATTGGGAGCAATACAACGCTGACTAATTTCAAAGGATATGATGTCTATTACAAAAACACGAATAAAACAGTTACTTTTTCAGGTACATTTAATTCCGGAAGCTATTCTGCATCCTTAACCAGAGTAACCGATGGGTTCAATTTTATGGGAAATCCTTATCCTGCTACCATCGACTGGGATGCTACCCAGGGTTGGACAAAGATAAATGTCAATAATGCCATTTATATTTGGGATGCTTCCATCAATAATTATTGTGAATATGTAAACGGTGTCAATAATAATTGTGTCGGTCGTTATATACCACCAACAATGGCCTTTTGGGTACAATGTAATAATGCTGGAGGAGGGACACTTGGTATTTCACCCACTGTTCAGCATAATTCTGCTGCTTCTTTCAGAAATGATGGAAATGATAAAGAAAAAGAGTATTTGAAAATAAAAGTGATAGGCACTGATTATTCAGATGAAACCTCTATTGTACTCGACAACAGTGCAAGTACAGATTTTGATGGCGAATTCGATGCTTTAAAAATCATGAACCCGGTTTTGAATATGCCGGATGTCTATACGCTGTCGACCGATAACAAAGAAATTTCCATTAACTCTTTACCTTTTAATCAAACAATGACATTACCTCTCTATGTCAAAATTGGTATTTCCGGCCCTGTCACTATCAGGGCTGATGTACAGAAATTATTGACAGACAAGTATGTTTTACTTGAAGATTTATTCCTGAATAAAATTCACGATTTCCGTACCGGTGATTATCTTTTTGAAGGAAATATTGGAGATAACCCTAACCGGTTTAAAATACATATCCTTCAAAATCAGTCTATTAATGACAATACTACAGGATTTAAAGAACAAAAAGATTTACCGGTTGTTTATGCACACCAATCGGCAATTTATGTGAATACCAATGATGAAAACTACCATGTGTCGGTGATTGACCTGAATGGTAAAACTATTTTAAACAAAAATAATCTTAACGGATTTTCTGTAATTCACACCGATTTGCCTCAAGGTATTTATTTTGTAACTATTAACAATAACAATGGAAATTATACCTCAAAAGTTCTTTTAAAATAA
- a CDS encoding elongation factor G has translation MKFYQTKDIRNISLLGGPATGKTTLAECMLFEGKVIDRRGTIEAKNTVSDYRPIEHERLNSVVASILFTEFNNKKINIIDAPGFDDFIGETITAMRVSDVSLILIHGNNGIEVGTELAWRNSSNAGQPVVFVINHLDHEKADFDEIMRQAKDYFGSKVAQIQYPVNAGKDFNAIIDVLSQKLYKYPATGGKPEITALPESEKAKVEEIRNNLIEAAAENDEELMEIFFEKGTLTDEELFKGITNGIIKRELFPVFCTAAKNNIGVYRLLEFITEVFPSPELLPLKSSSGKIIPCNAAGPFAGFVFKTTYEEHLGEMIFLRVASGEITESYDCENLNNGTKERVSQLFAVAGKKREKIEKAVAGDIIATIKLKNTGTGHTLADKSVSEPVEKTAYPEPRYRVAIKSVNTADDEKLASVLQRMNASDPTLIFEYSKELKQMLLHGQGEQHINIAKWHLDNEFKIPTEFLVPKIPYRETITSVSQATYQHKKQSGGAGQFGQVSLIIEPYEPSKPKPSTFKLKQTIYHSSVTQMQINKAETEVSVNIRGEEEMDLPWGGKLVYYNAIVGGVIDARFLPAILKGIMEKMEEGPLTGSYARDIRVTVYDGKMHPVDSNEISFKLAGRTAFSYAFKHANPKLLEPIYRVEVFLPEERMGDIMTDLQGRRALILGMEREGHYQKIIAKVPLAEMNKYSTALSSLSNGRATYTMKFEEYAQVPPDIQEKLLKEYEESKKEEE, from the coding sequence ATGAAATTTTATCAGACAAAAGACATTAGAAATATTTCATTGCTGGGCGGCCCGGCTACCGGAAAAACTACGCTTGCCGAGTGTATGTTATTTGAAGGTAAAGTAATAGACAGAAGAGGTACTATAGAAGCAAAAAATACTGTATCCGATTATCGTCCCATTGAGCATGAACGTTTAAATTCTGTTGTGGCTTCTATTCTGTTTACAGAATTTAACAATAAAAAGATAAATATTATTGATGCTCCTGGTTTTGATGATTTTATAGGAGAAACCATTACAGCCATGCGGGTTTCTGACGTAAGCCTGATTTTAATTCATGGTAATAATGGAATAGAAGTCGGGACTGAACTAGCCTGGCGAAATAGTTCAAATGCCGGACAGCCTGTTGTATTTGTCATCAACCATCTTGACCACGAAAAGGCCGATTTTGATGAAATAATGCGTCAGGCAAAAGATTATTTCGGCAGTAAAGTCGCACAGATTCAATATCCGGTGAATGCAGGAAAAGATTTCAATGCTATCATTGATGTCTTATCCCAAAAATTATATAAGTATCCGGCAACGGGTGGAAAGCCTGAGATCACAGCCCTCCCTGAATCTGAGAAAGCAAAAGTAGAAGAAATCAGAAACAATCTGATTGAAGCAGCTGCAGAAAACGATGAAGAATTGATGGAAATCTTCTTTGAAAAAGGCACTCTTACAGATGAAGAGCTTTTCAAAGGGATAACAAATGGAATTATTAAACGGGAGTTGTTCCCGGTTTTCTGTACTGCTGCCAAAAATAATATAGGTGTTTATCGTTTGCTGGAGTTTATCACTGAAGTTTTTCCTTCACCGGAATTATTGCCATTAAAAAGTTCATCAGGGAAAATTATTCCTTGTAATGCAGCCGGTCCTTTTGCAGGTTTCGTGTTCAAAACAACTTATGAAGAACATTTGGGAGAAATGATATTCTTACGTGTGGCCAGTGGCGAAATTACAGAATCCTATGATTGTGAAAACCTGAACAATGGTACCAAGGAACGTGTCAGTCAGTTATTTGCTGTAGCTGGGAAAAAGCGGGAGAAAATCGAGAAAGCAGTTGCCGGTGATATTATTGCTACTATTAAATTAAAAAATACAGGCACAGGACACACCCTTGCCGACAAATCTGTTTCAGAACCTGTTGAAAAAACAGCTTATCCGGAACCAAGATACAGGGTAGCTATTAAATCAGTCAATACTGCAGATGATGAAAAGCTGGCATCTGTTCTTCAGCGAATGAATGCATCTGACCCCACTTTGATTTTTGAATATAGTAAAGAACTGAAACAAATGCTGTTGCATGGTCAGGGGGAACAACACATAAATATTGCTAAATGGCATCTTGATAATGAATTTAAAATTCCAACTGAATTTTTAGTGCCCAAAATACCTTACAGAGAAACCATTACTTCTGTGTCGCAAGCTACTTACCAGCATAAAAAACAATCAGGAGGGGCAGGTCAGTTTGGGCAGGTCAGTCTCATCATTGAACCCTATGAACCATCCAAACCCAAACCTTCGACTTTCAAATTAAAACAAACCATTTATCATTCTTCAGTTACCCAGATGCAGATTAATAAAGCAGAAACTGAAGTCTCAGTCAACATCAGGGGAGAGGAAGAAATGGATCTGCCATGGGGAGGAAAACTTGTTTACTACAATGCCATCGTGGGTGGTGTCATTGATGCAAGGTTTTTACCTGCCATTTTAAAGGGAATTATGGAGAAAATGGAAGAAGGGCCGCTTACAGGTTCTTATGCACGTGATATTCGGGTTACTGTTTACGATGGGAAAATGCATCCGGTAGATTCCAATGAAATTTCTTTCAAACTTGCAGGTCGAACCGCCTTTTCCTATGCATTTAAACATGCCAATCCAAAATTGCTTGAACCTATTTACAGGGTTGAAGTCTTTTTACCGGAAGAAAGAATGGGTGACATCATGACCGATCTTCAGGGCAGACGTGCATTAATACTGGGAATGGAGCGTGAAGGACATTATCAGAAAATTATTGCTAAAGTTCCATTGGCAGAAATGAATAAATATTCCACTGCCTTAAGTTCTCTGTCGAACGGAAGAGCTACCTATACCATGAAATTTGAAGAATATGCACAGGTGCCACCGGATATTCAGGAAAAATTGCTGAAAGAATACGAAGAAAGCAAGAAAGAAGAAGAATAA
- a CDS encoding RNA polymerase sigma factor, which produces MDNEKVNKEEFQLVQQCIKGNHLAQQKLFKKYYSLMLGVCLRYANNREDAKEILQEGFIKIFRHLETFKFEGTLISWMKKIMVNTAIDKYRKKITEPEQISLENTNESDPAEDMLSRLTTEDLLNCINQLPLGYRTIFNLYVIEGYSHKEIGEKLGISEGTSKSQLFKAKQSLQEMIKKMFS; this is translated from the coding sequence ATGGACAATGAAAAAGTCAATAAAGAGGAGTTTCAGTTGGTGCAGCAATGTATCAAGGGAAATCATCTGGCACAACAAAAACTTTTTAAAAAATACTACAGTCTGATGTTAGGTGTTTGTCTCAGATATGCCAATAATCGCGAGGATGCAAAGGAAATCCTTCAGGAAGGTTTTATTAAAATCTTCAGGCATCTTGAGACATTTAAATTTGAAGGAACACTCATCAGCTGGATGAAAAAAATCATGGTTAATACAGCCATTGATAAATACAGAAAAAAAATCACGGAACCTGAGCAGATCTCACTTGAAAATACAAATGAAAGCGATCCGGCTGAAGATATGTTATCCCGGTTAACGACTGAAGACCTCCTGAATTGTATCAATCAGTTGCCATTAGGATACCGTACCATCTTCAATCTGTATGTCATCGAAGGTTATTCTCACAAAGAAATTGGAGAAAAGCTTGGCATATCTGAAGGAACCTCCAAATCACAACTTTTCAAAGCCAAACAAAGCCTGCAGGAAATGATAAAAAAGATGTTTTCGTAA
- a CDS encoding T9SS type B sorting domain-containing protein produces the protein MSDKNLHIDNFLGHFREKLDNYSPEVPENEILQMWDSVSNQISVNPATSSSPFSKHLNIKSLGIISAGITITVTALLIISNIDKNNGINNSTQNNDEIVVHTDSFSSQNSDENKKADEIEKKAHVLTIPEFKTDNSQTGRNEFENNSISDQSSVLDYTKNTTTQSSFPEVIFSDTILCEGDNLRISFNPVSKFDDIDITLILPDQQINSFRGVKNYRFDKPGTYYIYIICSMDNQIIKKIQKIYIQPKSFAQFGFDNTNEREVKFSNLTTNADHYLWDFGDGTSSALTHPRHIYQYGGTFTVRLVAENKFGCKSEITKDILVRANSVLKEPYIPNYFSPDGDGVDDYYYITIEGETFFELEITDRYGNKVFSSKSKDKKWDGTNEVTGKICDEGQYFYFLQYKTAEANSIEKKSGTIYLKRIK, from the coding sequence ATGTCAGATAAAAACTTACATATTGATAATTTTTTAGGCCACTTCAGGGAAAAGCTGGATAATTATTCACCGGAAGTTCCTGAAAATGAAATCCTTCAGATGTGGGATAGTGTCAGTAACCAAATTTCTGTCAACCCTGCAACATCTTCAAGCCCCTTTTCAAAACATTTGAACATTAAATCTTTGGGAATCATTAGTGCCGGAATAACTATTACAGTTACTGCCCTTTTGATTATCAGCAATATTGACAAAAATAACGGGATTAACAATTCAACTCAAAATAATGACGAGATAGTTGTTCATACTGATTCTTTCTCAAGTCAAAATTCAGATGAAAACAAAAAAGCTGACGAAATAGAAAAAAAAGCTCATGTTTTGACAATTCCTGAGTTTAAAACTGACAATAGTCAGACAGGCAGAAATGAATTTGAAAATAACTCAATTTCAGATCAAAGCTCTGTACTGGATTATACGAAGAATACAACTACCCAATCATCATTTCCAGAGGTAATATTTTCAGACACAATACTTTGTGAAGGTGATAATCTGAGGATTTCGTTCAATCCTGTTTCAAAATTTGATGATATTGACATCACGTTGATTCTACCAGATCAGCAAATAAATAGTTTCAGAGGAGTAAAAAATTACAGGTTTGATAAACCCGGGACTTACTATATTTACATTATCTGTTCCATGGATAATCAGATAATAAAGAAGATACAGAAAATTTATATTCAACCTAAGTCATTTGCACAGTTTGGATTTGATAACACAAACGAAAGAGAAGTTAAGTTTTCAAATCTTACTACAAATGCCGATCATTATTTATGGGATTTTGGCGATGGAACTTCTTCGGCACTGACTCACCCCAGACATATTTACCAATACGGTGGAACCTTTACAGTCAGATTAGTGGCTGAAAATAAATTCGGATGTAAATCAGAGATCACAAAAGATATTTTAGTCAGGGCAAATTCTGTATTGAAAGAACCATATATCCCCAATTATTTTTCACCGGATGGAGATGGAGTTGATGATTATTATTATATTACTATTGAAGGCGAGACCTTTTTTGAACTGGAAATTACAGACAGATATGGGAATAAGGTATTTTCTTCAAAATCAAAAGACAAGAAATGGGATGGGACAAATGAGGTAACAGGGAAAATATGTGATGAAGGGCAATACTTTTACTTTTTGCAGTATAAAACTGCTGAAGCAAACTCAATTGAAAAAAAATCAGGAACAATCTATTTGAAAAGAATAAAATAA